CAAGGTGCAGGTGACGCGCGTGAGCGGCAAGACCCAGGCGCTGGAGAGCGAGGCGGTGCGCCGCGCCGCCGGGCGCGCCCCGCTGGTGCTGCTCGACCCGCGCGGGCGGCAGTTCACGTCCGAGGGCCTCAGTGCTTACCTGGACGCGCAGGGCGTGGCGGGCGTGGGCGAACTGGCGTTCGCGATCGGCGGTCCCGACGGGCACACCGACGAGCTGCGGGCCGGGGCGCACCTGCTGTGGGGGCTGGGGCAGCTGACCCTGCCGCACGACCTGGCGATGGTGGTGCTCGCGGAGGCGCTGTACCGCGCGAGTACCATCAGCGCGGGCGAACCGTACCACCGCGGCTGACCGCCCGCTGCCCGGTGTGGGCGTAGGCTGCGGGCATGAGCGAGACGACGCCCGCCCCGGCCGAGCAGTGGTTCGAGACGCCCGAGTTGCGCGGGCGGCTGGTGACGCTGGAGGGCCTGCGCCCCGAGCACGGCGCGGACCTGAGCACCGGGGCGACCCAGGACACCATCCGCTTCCTGGCGCGCGGTGGCCCGCCCGAGAACACCCCGGCGGCGTGGGTGGCGTACGTGGAGCGGCTGAACGCCCTGCCGCGCCGGGTGAACTTCGCGGTGCGGTCGCGGGCGTCGGGGCGGGTGGTGGGCCGCATCAGTTACAGCGACGTGAATGTCGCGGACCGCTGGGTGGAGGTCGGAACGATGCTGCTGCCCGAGGCGCAGGGGAGCGGCGTGAACACGGACGCGAAACTG
This region of Deinococcus sp. JMULE3 genomic DNA includes:
- a CDS encoding GNAT family N-acetyltransferase; the encoded protein is MSETTPAPAEQWFETPELRGRLVTLEGLRPEHGADLSTGATQDTIRFLARGGPPENTPAAWVAYVERLNALPRRVNFAVRSRASGRVVGRISYSDVNVADRWVEVGTMLLPEAQGSGVNTDAKLLVMERAFGVLGANRVHFKVDARNERSLRAMRRLGAAEEGVLRAYQVRPDGSARDSVMFSVLRAEWPAVRARLTARLDDHPHPGATLS
- a CDS encoding 23S rRNA (pseudouridine(1915)-N(3))-methyltransferase RlmH; its protein translation is MRLHLITVGEPKLAYARAGWDEYEKRLRRYHKVQVTRVSGKTQALESEAVRRAAGRAPLVLLDPRGRQFTSEGLSAYLDAQGVAGVGELAFAIGGPDGHTDELRAGAHLLWGLGQLTLPHDLAMVVLAEALYRASTISAGEPYHRG